In Citrus sinensis cultivar Valencia sweet orange chromosome 4, DVS_A1.0, whole genome shotgun sequence, one DNA window encodes the following:
- the LOC102618725 gene encoding protein STRICTOSIDINE SYNTHASE-LIKE 10-like isoform X1, with translation MHSNTMKLLSSFIIFIFPLVFPCVILSSKSYQQLQLPGVVGPESLAFDCNGEGPYVGVSDGRILKWKAANSGWTEFATTAPHRAREICDGSTNTTLEPLCGRPLGIKFNPVTCDLYIADAYFGLMVVGPNGGQAQQLASSAGGIPFRFTNDLDIDPNTGIVYFTDSSIYFQRRQYFMSIATGDRSGRLLKYDPLKKNVTVMYNGLSFPNGVALSNNNSFLLLAESATLKILRFWLQGERTTYTPQLFAEMPRFPDNIKSDSKGEFWIAMNSARGKIESNKKTAFCEETAKPWFLRDPVGVKFDVNGNVVDVLDGNEGNTLNSVSEVQEYGGYLYTGSSVQPYVVVIKA, from the exons ATGCATAGCAACACCATGAAACTACTTTCgtctttcattattttcattttccccCTGGTTTTTCCTTGTGTCATCTTATCTTCCAAAAGCTATCAGCAGCTTCAGCTTCCCGGGGTGGTTGGTCCCGAAAGCCTTGCTTTCGACTGCAATGGGGAAGGACCGTACGTCGGTGTTTCCGACGGTAGAATCCTTAAATGGAAAGCTGCGAACTCTGGTTGGACTGAGTTTGCTACGACGGCCCCTCACAG GGCAAGGGAAATATGTGATGGCTCAACGAATACAACTTTGGAACCGTTGTGTGGGAGGCCATTAGGGATCAAATTCAATCCTGTAACTTGCGATCTATATATTGCAGATGCGTACTTTGGGTTGATGGTGGTCGGTCCAAATGGTGGTCAGGCTcaacaacttgcttcttcagccGGAGGAATCCCTTTTCGTTTCACAAACGACTTGGACATCGATCCCAACACAGGAATAGTCTATTTTACCGACAGCAGCATTTATTTCCAAAGAAG GCAATATTTTATGTCGATTGCTACCGGAGATAGAAGTGGGAGGTTATTGAAATATGATCCACTCAAGAAGAACGTGACAGTAATGTATAACGGCTTATCATTTCCGAATGGTGTTGCACTAAGCAATAATAACTCGTTCCTCCTACTTGCTGAGTCAGCCACACTGAAGATTTTACGGTTTTGGCTTCAAGGTGAAAGAACTACATACACTCCGCAGCTTTTTGCTGAGATGCCGAGATTTCCTGACAACATCAAGAGTGACAGCAAGGGAGAATTTTGGATTGCAATGAACTCTGCGAGGGGAAagattgaaagcaataagaaGACGGCTTTCTGTGAAGAAACTGCGAAGCCATGGTTTCTAAGAGACCCTGTTGGGGTTAAGTTTGATGTGAATGGTAATGTTGTGGATGTGTTGGATGGAAACGAAGGAAATACACTCAATTCTGTCAGTGAAGTTCAAGAATACGGTGGATATTTGTACACGGGATCTTCTGTGCAGCCTTATGTTGTCGTAATAAAGGCCTAG
- the LOC102618725 gene encoding protein STRICTOSIDINE SYNTHASE-LIKE 10-like isoform X2 — protein sequence MGKDRTSVFPTVESLNGKLRTLVGLSLLRRPLTDAYFGLMVVGPNGGQAQQLASSAGGIPFRFTNDLDIDPNTGIVYFTDSSIYFQRRQYFMSIATGDRSGRLLKYDPLKKNVTVMYNGLSFPNGVALSNNNSFLLLAESATLKILRFWLQGERTTYTPQLFAEMPRFPDNIKSDSKGEFWIAMNSARGKIESNKKTAFCEETAKPWFLRDPVGVKFDVNGNVVDVLDGNEGNTLNSVSEVQEYGGYLYTGSSVQPYVVVIKA from the exons ATGGGGAAGGACCGTACGTCGGTGTTTCCGACGGTAGAATCCTTAAATGGAAAGCTGCGAACTCTGGTTGGACTGAGTTTGCTACGACGGCCCCTCACAG ATGCGTACTTTGGGTTGATGGTGGTCGGTCCAAATGGTGGTCAGGCTcaacaacttgcttcttcagccGGAGGAATCCCTTTTCGTTTCACAAACGACTTGGACATCGATCCCAACACAGGAATAGTCTATTTTACCGACAGCAGCATTTATTTCCAAAGAAG GCAATATTTTATGTCGATTGCTACCGGAGATAGAAGTGGGAGGTTATTGAAATATGATCCACTCAAGAAGAACGTGACAGTAATGTATAACGGCTTATCATTTCCGAATGGTGTTGCACTAAGCAATAATAACTCGTTCCTCCTACTTGCTGAGTCAGCCACACTGAAGATTTTACGGTTTTGGCTTCAAGGTGAAAGAACTACATACACTCCGCAGCTTTTTGCTGAGATGCCGAGATTTCCTGACAACATCAAGAGTGACAGCAAGGGAGAATTTTGGATTGCAATGAACTCTGCGAGGGGAAagattgaaagcaataagaaGACGGCTTTCTGTGAAGAAACTGCGAAGCCATGGTTTCTAAGAGACCCTGTTGGGGTTAAGTTTGATGTGAATGGTAATGTTGTGGATGTGTTGGATGGAAACGAAGGAAATACACTCAATTCTGTCAGTGAAGTTCAAGAATACGGTGGATATTTGTACACGGGATCTTCTGTGCAGCCTTATGTTGTCGTAATAAAGGCCTAG